The following proteins are co-located in the Streptomyces sp. DT2A-34 genome:
- a CDS encoding RluA family pseudouridine synthase yields the protein MRRRTPPPPSPLPQRDGVDPVRVRLPAGDAWATVRDHLVARLAAGAGVIDAMLDAGQIVDVAGRPVRRDMAYAPGMYVWFHRELPDEERVPFAVDVVYQDEHVVVADKPHFLATTPRGSHVAETALARLRRELGVPTLSAAHRLDRLTAGLVLFTVRPEERGAYQTLFRDKRVAKEYEAVARYDPALDLPRTVRSRIVKERGILAAHEVEGEPNAVSRIELLEHRDERARYRLTPSTGQTHQLRVHMSALGVPIFGDPLYPVVTDPVPAGDFRQPLQLLARVLEFTDPVTGREHRFVSPRVLRAWSSYEEWAR from the coding sequence ATGAGACGCCGTACGCCACCCCCGCCCTCTCCCCTGCCGCAGCGCGACGGGGTCGATCCGGTGCGCGTGCGATTGCCGGCCGGGGACGCGTGGGCGACCGTGCGGGATCATCTCGTGGCGCGGCTCGCGGCCGGGGCCGGGGTGATCGACGCGATGCTCGACGCGGGGCAGATCGTGGACGTCGCCGGGCGTCCGGTGCGGCGGGACATGGCGTACGCGCCGGGGATGTACGTGTGGTTCCACCGTGAGCTGCCCGACGAGGAGCGGGTGCCGTTCGCGGTCGACGTCGTCTACCAGGACGAGCACGTGGTGGTGGCCGACAAGCCCCACTTCCTGGCGACCACGCCACGCGGCAGCCATGTCGCCGAGACGGCCCTGGCGCGGCTGCGGCGGGAGCTGGGCGTCCCGACGCTGAGCGCGGCGCACCGGCTGGACCGGCTGACGGCCGGGCTGGTGCTGTTCACCGTGCGACCGGAAGAGCGCGGCGCGTACCAGACTCTGTTCCGCGACAAGCGGGTGGCGAAGGAGTACGAGGCGGTGGCCCGGTACGACCCCGCACTGGACCTGCCACGCACCGTGCGCAGCCGGATCGTCAAGGAGCGCGGGATCCTCGCGGCCCACGAGGTCGAGGGTGAGCCCAACGCCGTCAGCCGGATCGAGTTGCTGGAACACCGGGACGAGCGTGCCCGGTACCGGCTGACACCGAGTACCGGGCAGACGCACCAGCTGAGGGTGCACATGAGCGCCTTGGGGGTGCCGATCTTCGGCGATCCCCTCTATCCGGTGGTGACCGACCCCGTGCCGGCCGGTGACTTCCGGCAACCGCTCCAACTGCTGGCGCGCGTCCTGGAGTTCACCGATCCGGTCACGGGGAGGGAGCACCGGTTCGTCAGCCCGCGCGTACTGCGGGCCTGGTCGTCGTACGAGGAGTGGGCGAGGTAG
- a CDS encoding pentalenene synthase: MPQNITINLPIPPRLNSGLAAARDRNLEWMRRQKLVLGHSAARRYVFSAVADLAAYSYPDAAGEDLDLAFDTMGWFFLFDDLFDVPEGRTADEAVDVCQQLIALITHPSPRGADHAAPLVSAFADIWRRARTGMSEEWQLRAAHNWVDYLSGNLTEEIDRRTWAPQDFATRMRIGHRTLGLIPSLDLAERVGHFEIPQIIWHSSHLESMRRAAVDAVKLINEVMSLENDDARGDPNLVHCLMRQRDCSRQEAIRVAVTLVQAAVSQLFEQVRRTPLFCSRLGLTSTEADKVQRYATAMFTWIRGSYDWSRNNGRYSPHTASALSPDVTGQLHPANLAPVSP, translated from the coding sequence ATGCCCCAGAACATCACCATCAATTTACCCATTCCACCCCGACTGAACTCCGGTTTGGCAGCCGCCAGGGACCGCAATCTGGAATGGATGCGCCGGCAGAAACTGGTGTTGGGACACAGTGCCGCCCGTCGCTACGTATTCTCGGCAGTGGCGGATCTGGCTGCCTACAGCTACCCGGACGCCGCCGGCGAGGACCTGGACCTGGCCTTTGACACCATGGGCTGGTTCTTCCTGTTCGACGACCTGTTTGACGTCCCTGAGGGGCGCACAGCCGATGAAGCCGTCGACGTGTGCCAGCAACTCATCGCACTCATCACCCACCCCTCGCCGCGCGGAGCCGACCACGCTGCACCTCTGGTGAGCGCCTTCGCCGACATCTGGCGCCGAGCCAGGACGGGCATGTCCGAAGAATGGCAGCTACGGGCCGCCCACAACTGGGTGGACTACCTGTCGGGAAACCTCACTGAGGAAATCGACCGTCGCACATGGGCCCCCCAGGACTTCGCCACCCGGATGAGGATAGGGCACCGCACCCTGGGGCTGATCCCCTCGCTCGACCTTGCCGAAAGGGTGGGGCACTTCGAGATCCCACAGATCATTTGGCACAGCAGCCATCTGGAATCGATGAGACGAGCGGCTGTCGACGCCGTCAAACTCATCAACGAGGTGATGTCCCTGGAGAACGACGACGCACGAGGTGATCCCAACTTGGTGCACTGCCTCATGCGGCAACGCGACTGCTCCCGACAGGAAGCCATCAGAGTGGCCGTCACTCTCGTCCAGGCAGCGGTCAGCCAGCTCTTTGAACAGGTGAGGCGGACCCCCCTGTTCTGCTCCCGGCTCGGGCTCACGAGCACGGAGGCCGACAAGGTCCAACGCTATGCGACCGCCATGTTCACGTGGATTCGCGGCAGCTACGACTGGAGCCGCAACAACGGCCGCTATTCCCCACACACCGCCAGCGCCCTGAGCCCGGATGTCACCGGACAGCTTCACCCAGCGAACCTCGCACCGGTGTCTCCATAG
- a CDS encoding IS5 family transposase (programmed frameshift) — MVERLVPDELWDLFQRVVPEAPSRPQGGGRRRHGDREVLAAIVFVATSGCTWQQLPSASFGPSGATAHRRFAEWTKARVWAKLHRLVLDELGARGELDWTRCAIDSVNMRALKKGDLTGPNPVDRGKYGSKIHLITERTGLPLSVGISGANLHDSQALIPLVKGIPPIRSRRGRRRRRPGKLHADKGYDYSHLRRWLRQRGITHRIARKGIESSQRLGRHRWTIERTMAWLAGCRRLHRRYERKADHFLAFTSIACTLICYRRLAK, encoded by the exons ATCGTTGAGCGGCTGGTGCCGGATGAGTTGTGGGATTTGTTCCAGCGAGTGGTGCCAGAGGCTCCCTCGCGGCCTCAAGGAGGTGGCCGACGCCGCCATGGTGACCGGGAAGTGCTGGCCGCGATCGTGTTCGTGGCGACGTCAGGCTGCACGTGGCAGCAGTTGCCGTCCGCGTCGTTCGGGCCGTCGGGAGCGACGGCCCATCGGCGCTTTGCCGAGTGGACGAAGGCCAGGGTGTGGGCCAAGCTCCACCGCCTGGTCCTCGACGAGCTCGGCGCTCGCGGCGAGTTGGACTGGACCCGCTGCGCGATCGACTCCGTGAACATGCGGGCCCTGAAAA AGGGGGACCTGACGGGTCCGAATCCTGTCGACCGGGGCAAGTACGGGTCGAAGATCCACCTCATCACCGAGCGGACCGGTCTGCCCTTGTCTGTCGGAATCTCGGGGGCGAACCTGCACGACAGCCAGGCCCTGATCCCTCTGGTGAAGGGCATACCGCCAATCCGTTCCCGCCGTGGACGCCGACGTCGCAGGCCGGGCAAGCTCCACGCCGACAAGGGCTACGACTACTCCCACCTGCGTCGATGGTTACGCCAACGTGGCATCACCCACCGCATCGCCCGAAAGGGCATCGAGAGTTCGCAGCGACTGGGCCGCCACCGCTGGACCATCGAACGCACCATGGCCTGGCTCGCCGGCTGCCGCCGCCTCCACCGACGCTACGAGCGCAAAGCCGACCACTTCCTGGCCTTCACCAGCATCGCCTGCACCCTCATCTGCTACCGCAGACTCGCCAAATGA
- a CDS encoding amino acid permease, with protein sequence MTSTAPAPPRPDPPHDPDARSLAAFGYRQELHRSLGRYASFAAGFSFISVLTTVFQFFAFGYAFGGPVFFWAWPAVLVGQLLVAACFAELAAHYPISGAIYQWSSRLSNVTFGWFAGWIMVIGQIVVVAAAALALQMVLPALWSGFQLIGTDPAPTSADGAANAAVLGVALLALTTLVNLVDNRVLSLINRVGVTAEIIGAVLIIALLLTHSERSPGITFHTEGAAESGLLGALLVGSFTAAYVMIGFDSAGEMSEETRHPRRTAPRTILTALGAAGLLGGLLVLGGLLAAPSLTDGRLAVDGLSYVLTSSLGDGVGRALLADVVVAITVATLAIQTAACRMLFSMARDGQLPFSRRLAKVNPRTGMPPAPAVVVGVLAAALLLLNFASPEAFLAIGTTCIVMLYLAYAMVTGPLLIARLRGRFAADGTDETGARLFSLGRWGVPVNALALLYGLVMTVNLAWPRAAVYDPAGGHWYFQWFTVLFLLVTVGLGVLFRLTRAQRVRSAAEPVEALREPTP encoded by the coding sequence ATGACGAGCACCGCCCCCGCCCCCCCTCGCCCCGATCCGCCGCACGACCCTGACGCCCGCTCCCTCGCCGCCTTCGGATACCGCCAGGAACTGCACCGCAGCCTCGGCCGGTACGCGTCGTTCGCGGCGGGCTTCTCCTTCATCTCCGTCCTGACGACCGTCTTCCAGTTCTTCGCCTTCGGGTACGCGTTCGGCGGTCCCGTCTTCTTCTGGGCCTGGCCGGCGGTGCTCGTCGGGCAGTTGCTGGTGGCGGCGTGCTTCGCGGAACTGGCGGCGCACTATCCGATCTCGGGCGCGATCTACCAGTGGTCGTCGCGGCTCTCGAACGTCACCTTCGGCTGGTTCGCCGGCTGGATCATGGTGATCGGGCAGATCGTGGTGGTCGCGGCGGCGGCGCTGGCCCTGCAGATGGTGCTGCCGGCCCTCTGGTCCGGCTTCCAGCTGATCGGCACCGACCCCGCGCCGACCTCGGCGGACGGCGCGGCCAACGCGGCCGTGCTCGGCGTCGCCCTGCTGGCCCTCACCACGCTCGTGAACCTCGTGGACAACCGCGTGTTGTCGCTGATCAACCGCGTCGGCGTGACCGCCGAGATCATCGGCGCGGTCCTCATCATCGCGCTGCTGCTGACCCACTCCGAACGCTCCCCCGGCATCACCTTCCACACCGAAGGCGCCGCCGAGTCCGGCCTGTTGGGCGCGCTGCTGGTCGGCTCCTTCACGGCGGCGTACGTGATGATCGGCTTCGACAGCGCGGGCGAGATGAGCGAGGAGACGCGCCATCCGCGCCGCACCGCGCCCCGCACGATCCTCACCGCACTGGGCGCCGCGGGCCTGCTCGGCGGCCTGCTCGTCCTGGGCGGGCTGCTCGCCGCACCGAGCCTCACGGACGGCCGGCTGGCGGTCGACGGCCTGAGCTACGTCCTGACGAGCAGCCTGGGCGACGGCGTGGGCCGGGCGCTGCTGGCCGACGTGGTGGTGGCGATCACGGTGGCCACCCTCGCCATCCAGACGGCGGCCTGCCGGATGCTGTTCTCGATGGCCCGCGACGGCCAACTCCCGTTCTCCCGCCGCCTCGCGAAGGTCAACCCGCGCACCGGCATGCCCCCCGCACCCGCCGTGGTGGTCGGCGTCCTCGCGGCGGCCCTGCTGCTGCTCAACTTCGCCTCGCCGGAGGCGTTCCTGGCCATCGGCACGACCTGCATCGTGATGCTGTACCTGGCGTACGCGATGGTGACCGGTCCGCTGCTGATCGCCCGCCTGCGCGGCCGCTTCGCTGCCGACGGCACCGACGAGACGGGCGCCCGCCTGTTCTCCCTCGGCCGCTGGGGTGTCCCGGTCAACGCCCTCGCGCTGCTGTACGGCCTGGTCATGACCGTGAACCTCGCCTGGCCGCGGGCGGCGGTGTATGACCCGGCGGGTGGGCACTGGTACTTCCAGTGGTTCACGGTGCTGTTCCTGCTGGTCACGGTGGGGCTCGGGGTCCTGTTCCGGCTGACGCGCGCGCAACGGGTGCGCTCTGCTGCGGAACCTGTGGAGGCACTCCGGGAACCGACTCCGTAG
- a CDS encoding siderophore-interacting protein has translation MALRPARKPRKPHSAQVVRTERLTPHMQRVVLGGEGLADFAADTCTDHYVKMLFSPEGVSYPEPFDLERIREELPREHWPVTRTYTVRAWDPEHRELTLDFVLHGDEGLAGPWAMRAQPGETVRFMGPGGAYAPDPGADWHLLVGDESALPAIARSLESLPDGARAYAFVEIAGPEEEQKIDSDVDVVWLHRGSRPVGEALVEAVRALEFPEGRVHAFVHGEAHFVKQLRQLLRVERGVPREDLSISGYWRLGHDEDGWQASKRDWNARIEAEQEGTAPAA, from the coding sequence ATGGCGCTACGCCCTGCCCGCAAGCCGCGGAAGCCCCACTCCGCGCAGGTCGTCCGTACCGAACGGCTGACCCCGCACATGCAGCGTGTGGTGCTGGGCGGCGAGGGGCTCGCCGACTTCGCGGCGGACACCTGCACGGACCACTACGTGAAGATGCTGTTCTCCCCCGAGGGCGTGAGCTATCCCGAGCCCTTCGACCTGGAGCGCATCCGCGAGGAGCTGCCGCGCGAGCACTGGCCGGTGACCCGGACGTACACCGTGCGAGCCTGGGACCCCGAGCACCGTGAACTCACGCTGGACTTCGTGCTCCACGGCGACGAGGGCCTGGCGGGTCCGTGGGCGATGCGCGCCCAGCCCGGCGAGACCGTGCGGTTCATGGGCCCCGGCGGTGCCTACGCACCCGACCCGGGCGCCGACTGGCATCTGCTCGTCGGTGACGAGAGCGCGTTGCCCGCGATCGCCCGCTCCTTGGAGTCGCTGCCCGACGGCGCCCGGGCGTACGCCTTCGTGGAGATCGCCGGCCCCGAGGAGGAGCAGAAGATCGACTCCGATGTGGACGTCGTCTGGCTGCACCGCGGCTCCCGCCCCGTCGGCGAGGCGCTGGTCGAGGCCGTGCGCGCGCTGGAGTTCCCCGAGGGCCGGGTGCACGCGTTCGTGCACGGTGAGGCGCACTTCGTGAAGCAGCTGCGCCAGCTGCTGCGGGTCGAGCGCGGTGTGCCCCGCGAGGACCTGTCGATCTCCGGCTACTGGCGGCTCGGCCACGACGAGGACGGCTGGCAGGCCTCCAAGCGGGACTGGAACGCGCGGATCGAGGCGGAGCAGGAGGGGACGGCGCCGGCGGCGTAG
- a CDS encoding 5'-3' exonuclease, with amino-acid sequence MRGVTGRLMLLDTASLYFRAYFGVPDSVKAPDGTPVNAVRGLLDFIDRLVKDHRPDALVACMDADWRPQWRVELIPSYKAHRVAEEHEVGPDAEEVPDTLSPQVPVIEAVLDALGIARVGVEGYEADDVIGTFTARAKGPVDIVTGDRDLYQLVDDARGVRVLYPLKGVGTLQLTDEAWLRQKYGVDGPGYADLALLRGDPSDGLPGVPGIGEKTAAKLLAEFGDLAGIMAAVDDPKARLTPSQRKRLDEARPYVAVAPTVVRVAADVPLPDVDTALPRAPRDSAGLDELAVRWGLGGSLQRLLVTLGA; translated from the coding sequence ATGCGTGGCGTGACCGGACGACTGATGCTCCTCGACACCGCCTCGCTCTACTTCCGCGCCTACTTCGGCGTCCCGGACTCCGTGAAGGCCCCGGACGGCACGCCGGTGAACGCCGTGCGCGGGCTCCTCGACTTCATCGACCGCCTGGTCAAGGACCACCGCCCGGACGCGCTGGTGGCCTGCATGGACGCCGACTGGCGGCCGCAGTGGCGGGTCGAGCTGATCCCCTCCTACAAGGCGCACCGCGTCGCCGAGGAGCACGAGGTCGGGCCGGACGCGGAGGAGGTGCCCGACACCCTGTCGCCGCAGGTGCCGGTCATCGAGGCCGTCCTCGACGCGCTCGGCATCGCGCGCGTGGGGGTGGAGGGGTATGAGGCGGACGACGTGATCGGCACCTTCACCGCGCGGGCGAAGGGCCCGGTCGACATCGTCACCGGCGACCGCGACCTGTACCAGCTGGTGGACGACGCGCGCGGGGTGCGGGTGCTGTATCCGCTCAAGGGCGTGGGCACCCTCCAGCTCACCGACGAGGCGTGGCTGCGCCAGAAGTACGGCGTCGACGGCCCTGGGTACGCGGATCTGGCGCTGCTGCGGGGCGACCCGAGCGACGGCCTGCCGGGCGTGCCCGGCATCGGTGAGAAGACGGCCGCGAAGCTGCTCGCCGAGTTCGGTGACCTGGCCGGGATCATGGCGGCGGTCGACGACCCGAAGGCCAGGCTCACGCCCTCGCAGCGCAAGCGGCTGGACGAGGCGCGACCCTACGTCGCCGTCGCGCCGACCGTGGTGCGGGTCGCCGCCGACGTCCCGCTGCCCGACGTCGACACGGCGCTGCCGCGTGCACCGCGGGATTCGGCGGGGCTGGACGAGTTGGCGGTGCGGTGGGGGCTGGGCGGGTCGCTGCAGCGGCTGCTGGTGACGCTGGGGGCGTGA
- a CDS encoding glycine betaine/L-proline ABC transporter ATP-binding protein has translation MSSRLEAEHLYKVFGRRPDEAVERLRQGADREELRADGTTAAVIDASFTVEPGQIFVVMGLSGSGKSTLLRMLNGLLEPTAGHVRFDGQDLTALGDRELRAVRAQKISMVFQHFALFPHRSVLENAAYGLGVQGVPRAERERRAAEALELCGLAGWEKSWPDELSGGMQQRVGLARALATDADLLLMDESFSALDPLIRRDMQDQLLQLQQTLKKTIVFITHDLNEAMRLGDRIAVMRDGRIVQTGSAEDILIRPANDYVASFIQDVDRSRVLTTAAVMDEDVRGGEVSCGCETATPDTPFTELCAISARLTHPVAVLDAKGKLVGRVPRQRLIGLLGDQQGEPEPCDNPRGARDGKVIANA, from the coding sequence GTGTCATCCAGACTTGAGGCCGAGCATCTCTACAAGGTGTTCGGCAGACGACCGGACGAGGCTGTCGAGCGGCTCCGCCAGGGAGCCGACCGGGAGGAGCTGCGCGCCGACGGCACCACCGCCGCCGTGATCGACGCCTCCTTCACCGTGGAACCGGGCCAGATCTTCGTCGTCATGGGCCTGTCCGGGTCCGGCAAGTCCACCTTGCTGCGCATGCTCAACGGGCTCCTGGAGCCGACCGCGGGTCACGTCCGCTTCGACGGCCAGGACCTGACCGCGCTCGGCGACCGCGAGCTGCGCGCGGTCCGCGCGCAGAAGATCAGCATGGTGTTCCAGCACTTCGCGCTGTTCCCGCACCGCAGCGTCCTGGAGAACGCCGCCTACGGCCTCGGTGTCCAGGGCGTGCCCCGCGCCGAGCGCGAGAGGCGCGCCGCCGAGGCCCTGGAACTGTGCGGTCTGGCCGGCTGGGAGAAGTCATGGCCCGACGAGCTGTCCGGCGGCATGCAGCAGCGCGTCGGCCTGGCCCGCGCGCTCGCCACCGACGCCGACCTGCTCCTCATGGACGAGTCGTTCAGCGCGCTCGACCCGCTGATCCGCCGTGACATGCAGGACCAGCTGCTCCAGCTCCAGCAGACCCTGAAGAAGACGATCGTCTTCATCACCCACGACCTCAACGAGGCCATGCGGCTCGGCGACCGCATCGCGGTCATGCGCGACGGCCGCATCGTCCAGACCGGCAGCGCCGAGGACATCCTGATCCGCCCGGCCAACGACTACGTCGCCTCCTTCATCCAGGACGTCGACCGCTCCCGGGTCCTGACCACGGCGGCCGTCATGGACGAGGACGTCCGCGGCGGCGAGGTCAGCTGCGGCTGCGAGACCGCGACGCCGGACACGCCGTTCACCGAGCTCTGCGCGATCAGCGCCCGCCTGACGCACCCCGTGGCAGTCCTCGACGCCAAGGGGAAACTCGTCGGCCGCGTCCCCAGGCAACGCCTCATCGGCCTCCTCGGCGACCAGCAGGGCGAGCCCGAACCCTGCGACAACCCGCGCGGCGCCCGCGACGGGAAGGTGATCGCCAATGCCTAG
- a CDS encoding ABC transporter permease/substrate binding protein, translated as MPRIHFGDWIENLVDWLQSHLTWVFDIVKAVLGGMYDAVDAVLGGGEPLLTAGILAVIACWLRGLLPGALAFVGLALIDSLGLWDDAMHTLSLVLVAAVITIVFAVPLGIWAARSNRVSAQLRPVLDVMQTMPAFIYLIPGVMFFGVGTTPGLLATIIFAMPPGVRMTELGIRQVDGELIEAAEAFGTSPRTTLARVQLPLALPTIMAGVNQVIMLALSMVVIGGMAGAGGLGEQVYSAITQLKVGLAAESGVAVVILAMYLDRMTGALGRRVSPLGRRAAAKAAVAAAGRFKLAHYKPGGAVAVVGVVVLALVAGGMNLAGSGGSEQTAAGNSTNVGQGKKINIGYIPWDEGTATTYLWKELLEQRGYETDVKQLDPGPLYSGVARGDIDFQTDAWLPTTHKAYWDKYSSQLDDLGAWYGPTSLELTVPSYVKGVDSLADLKGQGKKFGGKIIGIEASAGMMGTLNKSVLKAYGLDGEYKVVSSSTSSMLAELDRSIKKREPVVVTLWSPHWAYGKYDLKKLKDPEGAWGKGEQIHTVAHKGFDKKDPTAAKWLKDFKLTETQLTSLENDIRAAGEGQEQDGVRTWLKKNPGLVDKLAPVPGGAKAQGKDAGKTVDMGYFPWDEAIAATYLWQNILEDRGYKPNVKQLDPGPLYTSLAQGQMDVQLDGWLPTTHKEYVDRFKGKLDDLGPWYGPTSLELTVPSYVKGVDSLADLKGQGKKFGGKIIGIEASAGMMGTLNKSVLKAYGLDGEYKVVSSSTSSMLAELDRSIKKREPVVVTLWTPHWAYGKYDLKKLKDPKGAWGKGEQIHTVAKKDFGREFPELNGWLKDFKLTEEQLASLEVEIQKGGAGNEKESARRWMDAHPGIEDELAPVTG; from the coding sequence ATGCCTAGGATCCACTTCGGAGACTGGATCGAAAACCTGGTGGACTGGCTGCAGTCCCACCTGACCTGGGTTTTCGACATCGTCAAGGCGGTCCTCGGCGGCATGTACGACGCGGTCGACGCCGTCCTCGGCGGCGGCGAGCCGCTGCTGACGGCCGGCATCCTCGCCGTGATCGCGTGCTGGCTGCGCGGTCTGCTGCCCGGTGCGCTGGCCTTCGTCGGCCTCGCCCTGATCGACTCGCTCGGCCTGTGGGACGACGCGATGCACACGCTCTCGCTCGTCCTCGTCGCCGCGGTCATCACCATCGTGTTCGCGGTGCCGCTGGGCATCTGGGCCGCCCGCAGCAACCGGGTCAGCGCCCAGCTGCGGCCGGTGCTGGACGTCATGCAGACGATGCCGGCCTTCATCTACCTCATCCCCGGCGTCATGTTCTTCGGCGTCGGCACCACCCCCGGCCTCCTCGCGACGATCATCTTCGCCATGCCGCCGGGCGTGCGGATGACCGAGCTGGGCATCCGGCAGGTGGACGGCGAACTGATCGAGGCGGCCGAGGCGTTCGGCACCAGCCCGCGCACCACCCTGGCCCGCGTCCAGCTGCCGCTCGCGCTGCCGACGATCATGGCCGGCGTCAACCAGGTCATCATGCTGGCCCTGTCGATGGTGGTCATCGGCGGCATGGCCGGTGCCGGCGGCCTCGGTGAGCAGGTCTACTCCGCCATCACCCAGCTCAAGGTCGGCCTGGCCGCCGAGAGCGGTGTGGCCGTGGTCATCCTCGCGATGTACCTGGACCGGATGACCGGCGCGCTGGGCCGGCGGGTCTCCCCGCTCGGCCGCCGCGCCGCGGCCAAAGCGGCGGTCGCCGCCGCGGGCCGCTTCAAGCTCGCCCACTACAAGCCGGGCGGCGCGGTGGCGGTCGTCGGCGTCGTGGTCCTCGCCCTCGTCGCCGGCGGCATGAACCTGGCCGGCTCCGGCGGCAGCGAGCAGACCGCCGCCGGGAACAGCACGAACGTGGGCCAGGGCAAGAAGATCAACATCGGCTACATCCCCTGGGACGAGGGCACCGCCACCACATACCTGTGGAAGGAGCTCCTGGAGCAGCGCGGCTACGAGACCGACGTCAAGCAGCTCGACCCCGGCCCGCTCTACTCGGGCGTGGCCCGCGGCGACATCGACTTCCAGACCGACGCCTGGCTGCCGACCACACACAAGGCGTACTGGGACAAGTACAGCTCCCAGCTCGACGATCTCGGCGCCTGGTACGGGCCGACGTCCCTGGAGTTGACAGTCCCCTCCTATGTGAAGGGCGTCGATTCGCTGGCCGATCTGAAGGGTCAGGGGAAGAAGTTCGGCGGGAAGATCATCGGTATCGAGGCGAGCGCCGGGATGATGGGCACGCTGAACAAGTCGGTGCTGAAGGCGTACGGCCTGGACGGTGAGTACAAGGTCGTCTCGTCGAGTACGTCGTCGATGCTGGCGGAGCTGGACCGGTCGATCAAGAAGCGTGAGCCCGTCGTGGTGACGCTGTGGTCGCCGCACTGGGCCTACGGCAAGTACGACCTGAAGAAGCTCAAGGACCCGGAGGGCGCCTGGGGCAAGGGCGAGCAGATCCACACCGTCGCGCACAAGGGCTTCGACAAGAAGGACCCGACCGCCGCGAAGTGGCTGAAGGACTTCAAGCTCACCGAGACGCAACTGACCAGCCTGGAGAACGACATCCGCGCGGCGGGCGAGGGCCAGGAGCAGGACGGCGTGCGCACCTGGCTGAAGAAGAACCCCGGCCTGGTCGACAAGCTCGCCCCGGTTCCCGGCGGCGCGAAGGCGCAGGGCAAGGACGCGGGCAAGACCGTCGACATGGGCTACTTCCCGTGGGACGAGGCCATCGCCGCCACCTACCTCTGGCAGAACATCCTGGAGGACCGCGGCTACAAGCCGAACGTCAAGCAGCTCGACCCCGGCCCGCTCTACACCTCGCTCGCGCAGGGGCAGATGGATGTCCAGCTGGACGGCTGGCTGCCGACCACGCACAAGGAATATGTGGACCGCTTCAAGGGGAAGTTGGACGACCTCGGGCCGTGGTACGGGCCGACGTCATTGGAGTTGACAGTCCCCTCCTATGTGAAGGGCGTCGATTCGCTGGCCGATCTGAAGGGTCAGGGGAAGAAGTTCGGCGGGAAGATCATCGGTATCGAGGCGAGCGCCGGGATGATGGGCACGCTGAACAAGTCGGTGCTGAAGGCGTACGGCCTGGACGGTGAGTACAAGGTCGTCTCGTCGAGTACGTCGTCGATGCTGGCGGAGCTGGACCGGTCGATCAAGAAGCGTGAGCCCGTGGTCGTGACGCTGTGGACGCCGCACTGGGCCTACGGCAAGTACGACCTGAAGAAACTCAAGGACCCGAAGGGCGCCTGGGGCAAGGGCGAGCAGATCCACACCGTGGCCAAGAAGGACTTCGGCCGGGAATTCCCCGAACTGAACGGCTGGCTGAAGGACTTCAAGCTCACCGAGGAGCAACTCGCCTCACTGGAGGTGGAGATCCAGAAGGGCGGCGCCGGAAACGAGAAGGAATCCGCACGCCGTTGGATGGACGCCCATCCGGGTATCGAGGACGAGCTGGCGCCTGTGACGGGATAG
- a CDS encoding helix-turn-helix domain-containing protein has product MGDHKEQSLRVGAAVRRRRRALDLTLAVVAERSGLSVPFLSQVENDRARPSRSSLEKVADALRTTAVELLAAADPACSVDVVRAESTELEPEPRMRSLVRGHHQMHASEFTGDHDAGREFQYRNDQLMYVADGAVEIEAEGRAYRLGRGDTLYLTGGVRHRWRATVPDTRVVVVAVAEHIEAVRDRPGR; this is encoded by the coding sequence ATGGGCGACCACAAAGAACAGTCCCTTCGAGTGGGCGCGGCCGTACGGCGGCGTCGTCGCGCCCTGGACCTCACCCTTGCCGTCGTCGCCGAGCGCAGCGGCCTGTCGGTGCCCTTCCTGAGCCAGGTCGAGAACGACCGGGCACGCCCCAGCCGAAGCTCCCTGGAAAAGGTCGCCGACGCCCTGCGTACGACCGCCGTGGAGCTCCTCGCCGCCGCCGACCCGGCATGCAGTGTCGACGTGGTGCGGGCCGAGTCCACCGAGCTGGAGCCGGAACCGCGGATGCGTTCCCTGGTGCGCGGTCACCATCAGATGCATGCCTCGGAGTTCACCGGCGACCATGACGCGGGCCGTGAATTCCAGTACCGCAACGACCAGTTGATGTACGTCGCCGACGGCGCCGTGGAGATCGAGGCCGAGGGCCGCGCCTACCGGCTCGGCCGGGGCGACACCCTGTACCTCACCGGCGGGGTGCGCCACCGCTGGCGGGCGACCGTGCCGGACACACGCGTGGTCGTCGTCGCGGTGGCGGAGCACATCGAGGCGGTCCGGGACCGGCCGGGGCGCTGA